One window from the genome of Pelodictyon luteolum DSM 273 encodes:
- a CDS encoding ATP-dependent Clp protease ATP-binding subunit, whose amino-acid sequence MEGNFSNRVQDVIRLSREEALRLGHDYIGTEHLLLGLIREGEGIGARILKSLKIDLFKLKQKIEDSTHPKVPATQLGNVPLTKQAEKVLKITYLEAKICKSSVIGTEHLLLSILKGEDNIASQILEQFGVTYDLARDELQAISGSAGEPDEPPMEESFSSGGSERPVSKGAERKSERTKTPVLDNFGRDITRLAIEDRLDPIIGREKEIERVAQVLSRRKKNNPVLIGEPGVGKTAIAEGLALKIVQRKVSRVLYDKRVVALDLAALVAGTKYRGQFEERMKALMNELEKSRDVILFIDELHTIVGAGGASGSLDASNIFKPALARGELQCIGATTLDEYRQYIEKDGALDRRFQKIMVEPASVDETIQILGNIKSKYESHHHVRYSDEAIEKAVKLSDRYIPDRFLPDKAIDVMDEAGARVHLSNIHVPQEILELEKSVEEVKTEKNQVVKMQNFEEAARLRDKEKNLIEALDHAKQVWEDQASETVYDVSLEDITSVVAMMTGIPVDRVAQSESKKLLAMEADLMKEVIGQDEAIKKITKAIQRTRAGLKDPSRPIGSFIFLGPTGVGKTELAKALTRYIFDTEDALIRADMSEYMEKFSVSRLVGAPPGYVGYEEGGQLTEKVRRKPYSVVLIDEIEKAHPDVFNILLQVLDEGVLTDGLGRKVDFRNTIIIMTSNIGAKDIKSIGAGMGFSAPDDAVGSSYKAMKSTIEDALKRVFNPEFLNRIDDIVVFHQLEKEHIFKIIDITAGKLFRRLREMGIEVEIDEKAKAFLVDKGYDQKYGARPLKRALQKYVEDPLAEEMLKGRFSEGSTIHISFDEKENELRFLDGGAEPAKKGRREEKLDK is encoded by the coding sequence ATGGAAGGAAATTTCTCGAACAGAGTCCAGGATGTCATCCGCCTCAGCCGTGAGGAGGCCCTCCGGCTCGGCCACGACTATATCGGCACCGAACACCTGCTGCTCGGCCTCATCCGCGAGGGCGAGGGGATCGGCGCCCGGATACTGAAGAGCCTCAAGATAGACCTCTTCAAACTGAAACAGAAAATAGAGGACAGCACGCACCCGAAAGTGCCGGCGACGCAGTTGGGCAATGTCCCGCTGACGAAGCAGGCTGAAAAGGTGCTCAAAATCACCTACCTCGAAGCCAAAATCTGCAAGTCCAGCGTGATTGGCACCGAGCATCTGCTGCTTTCGATTCTCAAAGGCGAGGACAACATCGCCTCACAGATTCTTGAGCAGTTCGGGGTCACCTACGACCTCGCGCGAGACGAACTGCAGGCCATCAGCGGCAGCGCCGGCGAGCCCGACGAACCGCCGATGGAGGAGTCGTTTTCATCGGGAGGCAGCGAGCGTCCTGTAAGCAAGGGTGCGGAACGCAAGAGCGAGCGCACCAAGACCCCCGTGCTCGACAACTTCGGCCGCGACATCACCCGGCTCGCCATCGAGGACCGGCTTGACCCCATCATCGGGCGCGAGAAGGAGATTGAGCGGGTTGCCCAGGTGCTCAGCCGCCGCAAGAAGAACAACCCGGTGCTCATCGGTGAGCCCGGCGTCGGCAAGACCGCCATTGCTGAAGGTCTCGCCTTGAAAATCGTGCAGCGCAAGGTGTCCCGGGTGCTCTACGACAAGCGCGTCGTGGCGCTCGACCTTGCCGCCCTGGTGGCCGGCACGAAGTACCGCGGGCAGTTCGAGGAGCGCATGAAGGCGCTCATGAACGAGCTGGAGAAGTCACGCGACGTCATCCTCTTCATCGACGAGCTGCACACCATCGTCGGAGCCGGCGGCGCTTCCGGCTCGCTCGACGCAAGCAACATTTTCAAGCCCGCGCTCGCACGCGGAGAACTCCAGTGCATAGGCGCTACCACGCTTGACGAGTACCGCCAGTACATCGAAAAAGACGGTGCGCTCGACCGCCGGTTCCAGAAGATCATGGTCGAGCCGGCCTCGGTTGATGAAACCATCCAGATCCTCGGCAACATCAAGTCGAAGTACGAATCGCACCACCACGTCCGCTACTCGGACGAGGCAATCGAAAAAGCCGTCAAGCTCTCTGACCGCTACATACCCGACCGCTTCCTGCCGGACAAGGCAATTGACGTCATGGACGAAGCCGGAGCCCGCGTGCACCTCAGCAACATCCATGTGCCGCAGGAGATCCTTGAGCTCGAGAAATCGGTCGAAGAGGTGAAAACCGAGAAAAACCAGGTCGTGAAGATGCAGAACTTCGAGGAGGCTGCCAGACTCCGCGACAAGGAGAAGAACCTCATCGAAGCGCTTGACCATGCCAAACAGGTGTGGGAGGACCAGGCCTCCGAAACCGTCTACGATGTTTCCCTTGAGGATATCACCTCAGTGGTGGCTATGATGACCGGCATACCGGTCGACAGGGTCGCCCAGTCGGAATCGAAGAAGCTGCTCGCGATGGAGGCCGACCTCATGAAGGAGGTCATCGGCCAGGATGAAGCCATCAAGAAAATCACCAAGGCCATCCAGCGTACCCGCGCCGGCCTCAAGGACCCCTCGCGTCCCATCGGCTCGTTCATATTCCTCGGTCCCACAGGAGTCGGCAAGACGGAGCTTGCAAAAGCGCTGACCCGCTACATTTTCGACACTGAAGATGCCCTTATCCGCGCCGACATGAGCGAGTATATGGAGAAGTTCTCCGTCAGCCGACTCGTCGGAGCGCCTCCCGGCTACGTGGGGTACGAAGAGGGCGGGCAGCTCACCGAGAAGGTGCGCCGCAAGCCCTACTCCGTGGTGCTGATCGATGAAATCGAAAAAGCGCACCCGGATGTGTTCAACATCCTGCTCCAGGTGCTTGATGAGGGCGTGCTCACCGACGGCCTCGGCCGCAAGGTGGACTTCCGCAACACCATCATCATCATGACCTCGAACATCGGGGCGAAGGACATCAAGAGCATCGGCGCCGGCATGGGGTTCAGCGCACCGGATGATGCTGTCGGCAGCAGCTACAAGGCGATGAAGTCCACGATCGAGGATGCCCTGAAACGGGTATTCAACCCCGAGTTCCTGAACCGCATCGATGATATCGTGGTCTTCCACCAGCTTGAGAAGGAGCATATCTTCAAGATCATCGACATTACCGCAGGCAAGCTGTTCCGGCGCCTCCGGGAGATGGGCATCGAGGTCGAGATCGACGAAAAGGCCAAGGCGTTCCTTGTCGACAAGGGCTACGACCAGAAATACGGGGCCCGGCCGCTGAAGCGTGCGCTCCAGAAGTATGTCGAAGACCCGCTGGCTGAGGAGATGCTCAAGGGCCGTTTCAGTGAAGGCAGCACCATCCACATCAGCTTCGACGAAAAGGAGAACGAGCTCCGCTTTCTCGACGGTGGCGCGGAACCCGCCAAAAAAGGCAGACGCGAAGAGAAGCTCGACAAGTAA